In the genome of Mytilus edulis chromosome 3, xbMytEdul2.2, whole genome shotgun sequence, one region contains:
- the LOC139514301 gene encoding beta-1,3-galactosyltransferase 5-like — translation MKKETQHIKFLLLVVFVALSCVCVAIINDLMSPLSNPIFSHGAHVNKRFMLWMKEPTPQTHTTSPNTRSIRSKTIYPIVSQGYKINNKDICRGVEKVSVIVIVHTAPSHFLRRVRMRSTWLNSTYYSPENVRVVFLLGLVPDLITQVKLEQESKIYKDIVQGNFIDSYRNLTHKGVTGYKWISEHCMNAEIVAKIDDDAFINFFKLFEDMSDLKHKKRTMYCNKIPKGSMAIIRKNTSKWYVDEYEFKDMKLYPHTYCSGFTVFISIDLIPMLYRAAIGSPFFWVDDFFLFGLLPSRIPGVVHEGIRPNLTFMPKEAYTCYIRYGKNCQYLVFPAKDREISKMWLAMTHDRKQSIYGNYYMNLPA, via the coding sequence ATGAAGAAAGAAACACAGCACATAAAGTTTTTGCTATTAGTTGTATTTGTGGCACTTTCGTGTGTCTGTGTAGCAATCATTAACGATTTGATGTCACCATTAAGCAACCCGATATTCTCACATGGCGCCCACGTAAATAAACGCTTTATGCTATGGATGAAAGAGCCAACGCCACAGACTCATACTACTAGTCCGAATACTCGATCAATTAGATCAAAAACGATTTACCCTATTGTGTCACAGggttataaaataaacaacaaggATATATGCAGAGGAGTAGAAAAGGTGTCTGTGATAGTTATTGTCCACACAGCTCCGAGTCATTTCCTACGTCGAGTCAGAATGAGGAGCACGTGGCTTAATTCTACATATTATAGTCCCGAAAATGTTAGGGTTGTGTTTCTACTCGGCTTAGTTCCTGATTTGATAACACAGGTAAAACTTGAGCAagaaagtaaaatatataaagatatagtGCAAGGAAATTTTATAGATTCTTATCGCAATTTAACTCATAAAGGAGTTACTGGATATAAATGGATCTCAGAACATTGTATGAATGCAGAAATAGTTGCTAAAATAGACGACGATGCTTTTATTAATTTCTTCAAATTGTTCGAAGATATGTCAGATCTAAAACACAAGAAAAGGACCATGTATTGTAACAAAATCCCTAAAGGATCAATGGCAATCATCCGTAAAAATACCAGTAAATGGTACGTCGACGAATACGAATTCAAAGACATGAAATTATATCCACATACGTATTGTAGTGGTTTTACAGTATTCATATCTATAGATCTAATACCTATGTTATATCGTGCAGCTATTGGATCACCATTTTTCTGGGTAGacgatttttttctatttggacTTTTACCATCTCGTATACCTGGTGTTGTTCACGAAGGTATAAGACCTAATTTAACGTTTATGCCAAAAGAGGCGTATACTTGTTATATAAGATATGGTAAGAACTGTCAATATCTTGTTTTTCCTGCAAAGGATAGAGAGATAAGTAAAATGTGGCTAGCTATGACACACGATAGAAAACAAAGTATATATGGGAACTACTATATGAATTTACCAGCATAA
- the LOC139514298 gene encoding ATP-binding cassette sub-family G member 5-like isoform X1: MSSLRSKIKGKQVEILMEENACFYDLTYYLNGCTNQNPDADEDERQITPTLNLLNISYNVSEFLGPWWKGACFRQKKQKRVLNDINIQFRSGELTAILGSSGSGKTSLLDIIASRSNGQVGGKVYYNNYLCTAEVIKQYAAYVMQADRLLHNLTVRETIRYAALLRLPGKMGSKEIDDKVDKAIAEMGLKHVADSRVGGSVVRGISGGERRRVTIAIQLLQDPKILLLDEPTTGLDSCTTRHLVSSLSDIAHNGKIVILTIHQPRSDVFKMFDKIGLLSMGEMVYFGKSGQMVEYFQDLGYPCPTYASPFDHYVDLASIDRRNHEREIETMSKVQKLVQAFSNSSINDENIHNIEEETLRHSTRRTMLFFFKPQPPSLMRVLYCLIGRMLVNLKRDRTIYMSRLIMLSLFVPFVCAFLGHIKTDQKSIQDRIGLMYQSVGVPTYVGILIAVGVFPPLRDLYFRECRDGLYSTTSFLLSYAIHVIPFQAISAMIFSIIVYWVTGLHPSWSRFAIYYATIFVLHFIGEIMTVGVMGVFFNPQIANSTSALILSASVLIATGFLRSFPSMLDIFQWGSWLSVMKYSAEILVANEFSGLNFTCPPVQNIPCQYPTGEQYLADYYPDAVEHMRRNFWALGGFMVSFLFFTIVAFKIRGIPNMH; encoded by the exons ATGTCTTCGCTAAGGAGTAAAATTAAG GGGAAACAGGTAGAAATACTGATGGAAGAAAATGCTTGTTTCTATGATCTGACCTATTACCTTAATGGTTGCACCAATCAAAACCCAGATGCTGATGAGGATGAACGGCAAATAACACCAACATTGAATCTGTTAAACATTAGTTATAACGTATCGGAGTTTTTAGGACCTTGGTGGAAAGGAGCTTGTTTTCGGCAAAAGAAACAAAAGCGAGTTCTAAATGATATAAACATACAGTTCAGAAGTGGAGAGCTTACAGCTATACTTGGAAGTTCAG GTTCCGGAAAAACCTCTCTATTGGATATAATTGCTTCCAGATCAAATGGACAAGTTGGTGGAAAAGTTTACTACAACAATTATCTGTGTACGGCAGAAGTCATCAAACAATATGCTGCGTACGTCATGCAAGCAGATCGTCTTCTTCATAATCTTACAGTTCGAGAAACAATAAGATATGCAGCACTTCTCAGATTGCCAGGGAAAATGGGCAGCAAAGAAATTGACGACAAG GTTGACAAAGCTATTGCAGAAATGGGATTAAAACATGTAGCAGACTCGAGAGTTGGTGGATCTGTAGTCCGAGGAATATCTGGCGGCGAAAGACGGCGAGTAACAATAGCAATTCAACTTCTCCAAGACCCTA AAATCCTTCTCCTGGACGAGCCAACTACTGGACTTGACAGTTGTACAACACGCCATCTTGTGTCAAGTTTATCAGACATTGCTCACAATGGTAAAATAGTGATTTTGACAATTCACCAACCTCGTTCtgatgtttttaaaatgtttgataagaTAGGGCTCCTGAGTATGGGAGAGATGGTCTACTTCGGAAAGTCAGGACAAATGGTGGAATATTTCCAAGATCTCGGCTACCCTTGTCCTACATATGCTAGCCCATTTGATCACTACG TTGATCTTGCCAGCATTGACAGGAGAAACCATGAACGTGAAATTGAAACTATGTCTAAAGTACAAAAGCTAGTTCAAGCTTTCTCAAATTCTTCGATCAATGATGAAAACATTCATAACATTGAAGAAGAAACCTTGAGGCATTCGACAAGGAGGACTATGTTGTTCTTCTTTAAACCTCAGCCTCCGAGTTTGATGCGGGTTCTTTATTGTTTGATTGG TCGAATGCTTGTAAATCTGAAGAGGGACCGAACTATATACATGTCCCGTTTGATAATGTTATCATTGTTTGTACCGTTTGTATGTGCTTTTCTGGGGCATATAAAGACAGATCAGAAATCTATACAGGACAGAATTGGACTTATGTACCAGTCAGTCGGTGTACCAACATATGTAGGGATCCTTATTGCTGTTGGCGTCT ttccACCATTAAGAGACTTGTATTTTAGAGAATGTCGGGATGGTTTGTATTCGACTACGTCTTTCCTACTGTCTTATGCTATACATGTCATCCCATTCCAAGCAATATCAGCCATGATATTCAGCATTATAGTGTATTG GGTGACGGGACTACATCCTTCGTGGAGCAGATTTGCTATATACTATGCCACTATATTTGTTCTGCATTTTATTGGTGAGATTATGACAGTGGGTGTGATGGGAGTATTCTTCAATCCACAGATCGCCAATAGTACATCAGCTTTAATTTTATCAGCTTCAGTACTCATAGCAACGGGATTTCTCag ATCATTTCCAAGTATGCTGGACATATTTCAGTGGGGAAGCTGGTTAAGCGTTATGAAATACAGTGCAGAGATTCTGGTAGCGAATGAATTCAGTGGACTTAATTTTACTTGCCCGCCTGTGCAGA ATATACCATGTCAGTATCCAACCGGGGAGCAGTATTTGGCTGATTATTACCCGGATGCCGTAGAGCACATGCGTAGGAACTTTTGGGCATTAGGAGGTTTCATGGTTTCGTTTCTCTTTTTCACAATAGTTGCCTTTAAAATTAGAGGCATACCAAATATGCATTAA
- the LOC139514298 gene encoding ATP-binding cassette sub-family G member 5-like isoform X2: MEENACFYDLTYYLNGCTNQNPDADEDERQITPTLNLLNISYNVSEFLGPWWKGACFRQKKQKRVLNDINIQFRSGELTAILGSSGSGKTSLLDIIASRSNGQVGGKVYYNNYLCTAEVIKQYAAYVMQADRLLHNLTVRETIRYAALLRLPGKMGSKEIDDKVDKAIAEMGLKHVADSRVGGSVVRGISGGERRRVTIAIQLLQDPKILLLDEPTTGLDSCTTRHLVSSLSDIAHNGKIVILTIHQPRSDVFKMFDKIGLLSMGEMVYFGKSGQMVEYFQDLGYPCPTYASPFDHYVDLASIDRRNHEREIETMSKVQKLVQAFSNSSINDENIHNIEEETLRHSTRRTMLFFFKPQPPSLMRVLYCLIGRMLVNLKRDRTIYMSRLIMLSLFVPFVCAFLGHIKTDQKSIQDRIGLMYQSVGVPTYVGILIAVGVFPPLRDLYFRECRDGLYSTTSFLLSYAIHVIPFQAISAMIFSIIVYWVTGLHPSWSRFAIYYATIFVLHFIGEIMTVGVMGVFFNPQIANSTSALILSASVLIATGFLRSFPSMLDIFQWGSWLSVMKYSAEILVANEFSGLNFTCPPVQNIPCQYPTGEQYLADYYPDAVEHMRRNFWALGGFMVSFLFFTIVAFKIRGIPNMH, translated from the exons ATGGAAGAAAATGCTTGTTTCTATGATCTGACCTATTACCTTAATGGTTGCACCAATCAAAACCCAGATGCTGATGAGGATGAACGGCAAATAACACCAACATTGAATCTGTTAAACATTAGTTATAACGTATCGGAGTTTTTAGGACCTTGGTGGAAAGGAGCTTGTTTTCGGCAAAAGAAACAAAAGCGAGTTCTAAATGATATAAACATACAGTTCAGAAGTGGAGAGCTTACAGCTATACTTGGAAGTTCAG GTTCCGGAAAAACCTCTCTATTGGATATAATTGCTTCCAGATCAAATGGACAAGTTGGTGGAAAAGTTTACTACAACAATTATCTGTGTACGGCAGAAGTCATCAAACAATATGCTGCGTACGTCATGCAAGCAGATCGTCTTCTTCATAATCTTACAGTTCGAGAAACAATAAGATATGCAGCACTTCTCAGATTGCCAGGGAAAATGGGCAGCAAAGAAATTGACGACAAG GTTGACAAAGCTATTGCAGAAATGGGATTAAAACATGTAGCAGACTCGAGAGTTGGTGGATCTGTAGTCCGAGGAATATCTGGCGGCGAAAGACGGCGAGTAACAATAGCAATTCAACTTCTCCAAGACCCTA AAATCCTTCTCCTGGACGAGCCAACTACTGGACTTGACAGTTGTACAACACGCCATCTTGTGTCAAGTTTATCAGACATTGCTCACAATGGTAAAATAGTGATTTTGACAATTCACCAACCTCGTTCtgatgtttttaaaatgtttgataagaTAGGGCTCCTGAGTATGGGAGAGATGGTCTACTTCGGAAAGTCAGGACAAATGGTGGAATATTTCCAAGATCTCGGCTACCCTTGTCCTACATATGCTAGCCCATTTGATCACTACG TTGATCTTGCCAGCATTGACAGGAGAAACCATGAACGTGAAATTGAAACTATGTCTAAAGTACAAAAGCTAGTTCAAGCTTTCTCAAATTCTTCGATCAATGATGAAAACATTCATAACATTGAAGAAGAAACCTTGAGGCATTCGACAAGGAGGACTATGTTGTTCTTCTTTAAACCTCAGCCTCCGAGTTTGATGCGGGTTCTTTATTGTTTGATTGG TCGAATGCTTGTAAATCTGAAGAGGGACCGAACTATATACATGTCCCGTTTGATAATGTTATCATTGTTTGTACCGTTTGTATGTGCTTTTCTGGGGCATATAAAGACAGATCAGAAATCTATACAGGACAGAATTGGACTTATGTACCAGTCAGTCGGTGTACCAACATATGTAGGGATCCTTATTGCTGTTGGCGTCT ttccACCATTAAGAGACTTGTATTTTAGAGAATGTCGGGATGGTTTGTATTCGACTACGTCTTTCCTACTGTCTTATGCTATACATGTCATCCCATTCCAAGCAATATCAGCCATGATATTCAGCATTATAGTGTATTG GGTGACGGGACTACATCCTTCGTGGAGCAGATTTGCTATATACTATGCCACTATATTTGTTCTGCATTTTATTGGTGAGATTATGACAGTGGGTGTGATGGGAGTATTCTTCAATCCACAGATCGCCAATAGTACATCAGCTTTAATTTTATCAGCTTCAGTACTCATAGCAACGGGATTTCTCag ATCATTTCCAAGTATGCTGGACATATTTCAGTGGGGAAGCTGGTTAAGCGTTATGAAATACAGTGCAGAGATTCTGGTAGCGAATGAATTCAGTGGACTTAATTTTACTTGCCCGCCTGTGCAGA ATATACCATGTCAGTATCCAACCGGGGAGCAGTATTTGGCTGATTATTACCCGGATGCCGTAGAGCACATGCGTAGGAACTTTTGGGCATTAGGAGGTTTCATGGTTTCGTTTCTCTTTTTCACAATAGTTGCCTTTAAAATTAGAGGCATACCAAATATGCATTAA
- the LOC139514303 gene encoding ATP-binding cassette sub-family G member 5-like, with the protein MSDNPCFSYFNGCGNILDPDEDEEQIVPTLNLLNINYDIKQYVGPWWKGACFRKRQTKTVLSNINVQFKSGEMTAILGSSGSGKTSLLDVISSRYTGKLYGKVYFNNYLCTADIIKQYAAYVMQADRLLHNLTVRETLKYSGILRLPGAYNDKEINAEVNRVIADMGLKHVADSKIGGSVIRGISGGERRRVTIAIQLLQNPKILLLDEPTTGLDSCTTRHLVSSLSDIAHNGKIVIMTIHQPRSDVFKLFDNIGLLSMGEIVYFGKANQMVEYFGELGYPCPTYANPLDHYVDLASIDRRDRDLEVRTFAKVENLIMTYTNSTIKREMVQSIEKETMRPTTRRTMLHLVRPHPPIVFTVMLCLIRRMMVNLRRDRSIYLSRILLLTMYVPFILAFLGRLKDNQESIQDRMGLLYQSTNVPLFVAVLVPVAVFPPIRDLYYRECRDGLYSTTTFVLSYIIHMIPFHAVASLIFSLIVYWVTGLYPSWERFGIYYADVFAMHFSGEIMTIGIMGVFYSAQVSQSVASLVISATTLFSSGFIRTLPDILPMFQWLSWGVVMKYSAEIVVANEFHNLNISCDANKEGVPCLYPNGNMYLDDFYPDSWENMERNFYALGGFIVLFTVLTITAFKIRGIPNLH; encoded by the exons ATGTCAGATAATCCTTGTTTTTCGTATTTCAATGGTTGTGGAAATATCTTGGACCCAGATGAAGACGAGGAACAAATAGTGCCAACACTTAACCTTCtaaatattaattatgatataaaGCAATATGTTGGACCATGGTGGAAGGGTGCTTGTTTCAGAAAAAGACAAACTAAGACAGTTTTAAgtaacataaatgtacaatttaaAAGTGGAGAGATGACCGCCATATTGGGAAGTTCAG GTTCAGGGAAAACGTCTCTTTTAGACGTTATATCGTCTAGATACACAGGGAAACTTTATGGTAAGGTCTACTTCAATAATTACCTTTGCACCGCAGACATAATTAAACAGTACGCTGCTTACGTCATGCAAGCCGATCGTCTGCTGCATAACCTAACAGTTCGCGAGACGCTGAAATATTCTGGTATTCTAAGACTTCCTGGAGCATACAATGACAAAGAAATCAATGCTGAA GTTAATCGCGTGATAGCCGACATGGGGTTAAAACACGTTGCAGATTCAAAGATAGGTGGCTCTGTAATCAGAGGTATATCTGGCGGAGAAAGAAGACGTGTCACTATTGCTATTCAGCTTTTGCAAAACCCAA AAATCCTGTTACTAGATGAACCAACTACTGGTCTCGACAGTTGTACAACTCGCCACCTGGTTTCCAGTTTGTCGGACATCGCTCACAATGGAAAAATAGTCATTATGACCATCCACCAGCCAAGATCTGATGTATTTAAATTGTTTGACAATATAGGTCTCCTAAGTATGGGAGAAATAGTATATTTTGGAAAAGCTAATCAAATGGTAGAATATTTTGGGGAACTTGGATATCCATGTCCAACATATGCAAATCCGTTAGACCATtatg TTGATCTTGCAAGTATCGATAGGCGAGACCGTGATTTAGAAGTTAGGACATTTGCTAAAGTAGAAAATCTCATCATGACCTATACAAACTCGACAATCAAAAGAGAAATGGTTCAGAGCATAGAAAAAGAGACCATGCGTCCAACGACACGAAGAACAATGCTCCACTTAGTCCGACCACATCCACCTATTGTTTTCACTGTTATGCTTTGTCTCATAAG AAGGATGATGGTAAATTTACGAAGAGATAGATCTATATACTTGTCTCGTATCTTGTTGTTGACTATGTATGTACCATTTATACTGGCTTTTCTGGGACGTCTAAAGGACAACCAGGAGTCTATACAAGATAGAATGGGACTACTTTACCAGTCTACAAATGTACCTTTGTTTGTTGCCGTCCTAGTTCCTGTGGCTGTTT TTCCTCCTATACGAGATCTGTATTACAGAGAATGTCGGGACGGACTGTACTCAACTACAACATTTGTATTGTCATACATTATACATATGATTCCATTTCATGCTGTAGcaagtttaatattttctttgattGTTTATTG ggTTACTGGTCTTTATCCATCGTGGGAGAGATTTGGAATATATTACGCGGATGTATTTGCCATGCATTTTAGTGGTGAAATAATGACAATAGGAATCATGGGAGTATTTTATAGTGCACAAGTTTCACAGAGCGTAGCGTCACTAGTTATATCAGCAACAACCCTGTTTTCTTCGGGATTCATCAG AACACTGCCAGACATTTTGCCAATGTTTCAGTGGCTTAGTTGGGGCGTTGTAATGAAATATAGTGCAGAAATTGTAGTAGCTAACGAATTCCACAACCTAAATATCAGCTGTGATGCAAACAAAGAAG GTGTTCCATGTCTTTATCCAAATGGAAACATGTATCTAGACGATTTTTATCCGGACTCTTGGGAAAACATGGAAAGGAACTTTTACGCTCTTGGTGGATTTATTGTGCTGTTTACTGTTCTGACTATAACCGCATTCAAAATAAGAGGGATACCAAACCTTCATTAA